One window of Mesorhizobium sp. WSM4904 genomic DNA carries:
- a CDS encoding DUF2336 domain-containing protein, whose amino-acid sequence MIVSHFLKWIDTARVSERAAAASALARAYINSDLPFEDRCAAEAALTLLLDDVSAKVRQSLAEALSMSHHAPPQVIAALASDQPEVAALVLARSPLLTDADLIDRVAGGQKATQKLIANRPVVSMSLAAAIAEIGEPEACATLIANSGADIASLSFRRMAERHGHVPLVREALIADARLPADCRHMLLVKLGETLKGSPLVLALMGAARADRVMRDACVKASVTLIEGTRAEEHAALIEHLRLRGDLTAGFIIRTIAHGKVDFFGSALVALAQQSEQRVRALLAGGHDVALQALFRSAGLAAATHGIILRALKVWREVANGKRVAGVQEVSWLMLKELGGQTAEGDLAGLVKSIHLDALRENARGHALAIAAA is encoded by the coding sequence ATGATTGTTTCGCATTTTCTAAAATGGATTGATACGGCAAGGGTCTCCGAGCGCGCCGCCGCCGCGAGCGCGCTGGCCCGCGCCTACATAAACTCCGACCTGCCGTTCGAGGATCGCTGCGCCGCCGAGGCAGCGCTCACGCTGCTGCTCGACGACGTCTCCGCCAAGGTTAGGCAGTCGCTCGCCGAGGCGTTGTCGATGAGCCACCACGCGCCGCCGCAGGTGATCGCAGCACTCGCTTCCGACCAACCTGAAGTGGCGGCGCTGGTGCTGGCGCGTTCGCCTTTGCTTACCGACGCCGATCTCATCGACCGCGTCGCCGGCGGCCAGAAGGCCACCCAGAAGCTGATAGCCAACCGTCCCGTCGTCTCGATGTCGTTGGCGGCAGCCATTGCCGAGATCGGCGAGCCGGAAGCCTGCGCAACGCTCATCGCCAATAGTGGCGCCGACATTGCATCGCTGAGCTTCCGGCGCATGGCCGAACGCCACGGCCATGTGCCGCTGGTGCGCGAGGCGCTGATCGCTGACGCGCGTCTGCCTGCCGATTGCCGGCACATGCTTTTGGTCAAGCTCGGCGAGACGCTGAAAGGGTCGCCTCTGGTCTTGGCGCTGATGGGCGCCGCCCGCGCCGATCGCGTGATGCGCGATGCCTGCGTGAAGGCCTCGGTGACATTGATCGAGGGCACACGCGCCGAGGAGCATGCCGCGCTGATCGAGCATCTGAGGCTGCGCGGCGATCTCACCGCAGGCTTCATCATCCGCACCATCGCGCATGGCAAGGTCGACTTCTTCGGCTCGGCGCTGGTCGCGCTTGCCCAGCAGTCCGAACAGCGGGTGAGGGCGCTGCTGGCCGGCGGCCACGACGTCGCGCTGCAGGCGCTGTTCCGCAGCGCCGGCCTCGCCGCCGCCACGCACGGCATCATCTTGCGGGCGCTGAAGGTCTGGCGCGAGGTCGCCAACGGCAAGCGCGTCGCGGGCGTTCAGGAAGTGAGCTGGCTGATGCTGAAGGAGCTCGGCGGGCAGACGGCCGAGGGCGATCTGGCAGGGCTGGTGAAGTCGATCCATCTCGACGCGCTGCGCGAAAACGCGCGCGGACACGCGCTGGCGATAGCGGCGGCTTAA
- a CDS encoding FUSC family protein, with protein sequence MTWTRLKELVETPLSGLTQPTRSDWIFALRTVSAGLIALLVAYALKLDHPQWAMMTVFIVAQPVAGMVLAKGFYRLLGTLAGGAAAIGITSLFGINPWLLVTALALWIGVCTLVSSLLRNPEAYGAALAGYTAMIISLPAFGQPHLVVDLAIARCAEIVLGIVCAGVTSRLILPKLAADAIISRLKRSILDLADYASGAFSGGDPAGLAALQRKLITDAQTLAEMRTYARLEAPSFATRAHPVRRTIGQLLWALSAARALHTHAAPKNATLLPVRSDLQAFVGELSATPGALDDTGPWIARLDAIATKAREAPATPAEPGEDRVGTITRLTIAADFAEALKQVMRGLDALRSPVSRSSRERQQPALVVHRDYHAAWRNAVRAALATLLVAAFWLTTKWSETAGTVILVAVVSSLFAARPDPVQSAWGFFRGTLLALPFAFLVGQIALPALPGFGWFTLFVVPIMVPAALGMANPRYVGVATAFAINFLAFLSPHQLMTYDPGPFFAGSASILVGILIAIGVFIVVLPANPWVTVERISQAMREDLARLCLHERIPRRSAFESLAYDRINQLMPQLQQTGRKGDPILGGSIAAVTVGLEVLRLRGAQLNSAIPHETVESIGNFLRGLARELLFRRHGEPQTSTVAVARQYAAGIADRSDRPEMLQVAASLRIIAAAMEDYPDFFARGRG encoded by the coding sequence GTGACCTGGACGCGGCTGAAAGAGCTTGTCGAGACACCGCTGAGCGGCCTGACGCAGCCGACGCGCTCGGACTGGATCTTCGCACTGCGCACGGTTTCGGCCGGGCTGATCGCGCTGCTTGTCGCCTACGCCCTCAAGCTCGACCATCCGCAATGGGCGATGATGACCGTCTTCATCGTCGCGCAACCGGTGGCCGGAATGGTGCTGGCGAAAGGTTTCTACCGGCTGCTCGGCACGTTGGCCGGCGGCGCTGCGGCGATCGGCATCACGTCGCTGTTCGGCATCAATCCATGGCTCCTGGTGACGGCACTGGCGCTGTGGATCGGCGTCTGCACGCTCGTCTCCTCGCTGCTGCGCAATCCGGAGGCCTATGGTGCCGCCCTTGCCGGCTACACCGCGATGATCATCAGCCTGCCGGCCTTCGGTCAGCCGCATCTCGTCGTCGATCTCGCCATTGCGCGCTGCGCCGAAATCGTGCTGGGCATCGTCTGCGCCGGCGTCACCAGCCGACTGATCCTGCCGAAGCTGGCGGCGGACGCCATCATCTCGAGGTTGAAGCGCAGCATTCTCGATCTTGCCGACTATGCCTCCGGCGCCTTTTCCGGCGGAGACCCGGCTGGCCTTGCGGCCCTGCAGCGCAAGCTGATCACCGACGCTCAGACGCTTGCCGAGATGCGCACCTATGCGCGTCTGGAGGCGCCAAGTTTCGCCACGCGCGCCCATCCGGTGCGGCGCACGATCGGACAGCTGCTGTGGGCGCTGTCGGCGGCCCGCGCGCTGCACACTCATGCCGCGCCGAAAAACGCGACGCTCCTCCCCGTGCGCAGCGACTTGCAGGCTTTCGTCGGTGAGCTCTCGGCAACGCCAGGCGCACTTGACGACACAGGCCCCTGGATTGCGCGGCTCGACGCGATCGCGACCAAGGCGCGGGAGGCGCCGGCTACGCCGGCCGAACCCGGCGAGGACAGGGTCGGCACCATCACCCGCCTCACCATCGCCGCCGATTTCGCGGAGGCGCTGAAACAGGTGATGCGTGGCCTGGATGCGCTTCGCTCGCCGGTTTCCAGGTCGTCTCGTGAACGACAGCAGCCGGCGCTGGTCGTGCATCGCGACTATCACGCCGCCTGGCGCAACGCCGTGCGCGCCGCACTCGCCACGCTTCTGGTGGCAGCCTTCTGGCTGACGACCAAATGGTCGGAGACCGCAGGCACCGTCATCCTCGTTGCCGTTGTTTCCAGCCTGTTCGCGGCACGGCCCGATCCGGTCCAGTCCGCCTGGGGTTTCTTCAGGGGAACGCTGCTCGCGCTGCCCTTCGCCTTCCTTGTCGGCCAGATCGCTCTCCCGGCACTCCCCGGCTTCGGCTGGTTCACGCTCTTTGTCGTGCCCATCATGGTGCCGGCGGCGCTCGGCATGGCCAATCCGCGCTATGTCGGCGTCGCCACCGCCTTCGCCATCAATTTCTTGGCTTTCCTCAGCCCGCACCAGCTGATGACCTATGATCCCGGCCCGTTCTTCGCCGGGTCGGCGTCGATCCTGGTCGGCATCCTGATCGCCATCGGCGTCTTCATCGTCGTGCTGCCGGCCAACCCCTGGGTCACCGTCGAGCGCATCTCGCAGGCAATGCGCGAGGACCTGGCGCGCCTTTGCCTGCATGAGCGCATTCCCAGGCGTTCGGCCTTCGAAAGCCTGGCCTATGACCGGATCAACCAGTTGATGCCGCAACTACAGCAGACAGGCAGGAAGGGCGATCCCATACTGGGCGGCAGCATCGCCGCCGTCACCGTCGGGCTCGAAGTGCTGCGGCTGCGCGGCGCGCAGCTGAATTCCGCGATCCCGCACGAGACGGTGGAATCGATCGGCAATTTCCTGAGGGGCCTGGCGCGGGAATTGCTGTTCAGGAGACATGGCGAGCCGCAGACGTCGACCGTCGCCGTGGCGAGGCAATATGCGGCCGGCATCGCCGATCGCAGCGACCGGCCCGAAATGCTGCAGGTCGCGGCCTCGCTGCGCATCATCGCCGCGGCGATGGAGGATTATCCGGATTTCTTCGCGAGAGGTCGAGGCTGA
- the parE gene encoding DNA topoisomerase IV subunit B, producing the protein MDDRNDLFGDLEKQQPQPVRTPSRAADPIVQAAKRSTASRDGSESYSAADIEVLEGLEPVRRRPGMYIGGTDDKAMHHLFAEVIDNSMDEAVAGHATFIDVELSADGFLTVTDNGRGIPVDPHPKFKKPALEVIMTTLHSGGKFDSKVYETSGGLHGVGVSVVNALSDHLEVEVARGRQLYRQRFSRGVPVSGLEHLGEVHNRRGTRTRFHPDEQIFGKGAAFEPARLYRMTRSKAYLFGGVEIRWTCDPSLIKEKDQTPAKAEFHFPGGLKDYLKATLGDEFQVTREVFAGKSDKQGGHGSLEWAVTWFGGDGFLNSYCNTIPTPEGGTHEAGFRNVLTRGLRAYADLIGNKRASIITTEDVMISAAGMLSVFIREPEFVGQTKDRLATIEAMRIVETAIRDPFDHWLADNPQEASKLLEWVIARADERVRRRQEKEVSRKSAVRKLRLPGKLADCTQNAAAGAEIFIVEGDSAGGSAKQARDRASQAVLPLRGKILNVASAGNDKLAANQQISDLIQALGCGTRSKYRDEDLRYDRVIIMTDADVDGAHIASLLITFFYQEMPNLVRGGHLYMAVPPLYSIRQGGKVAYARDDAHKDELLRTEFTGRGKVEIGRFKGLGEMMASQLKETTMDPRKRTLLRVDVIDAEEATKDAVDALMGTKPEARFRFIQERAEFAETDVLDI; encoded by the coding sequence ATGGACGATAGAAACGACCTTTTCGGCGACCTGGAAAAGCAGCAGCCACAACCAGTGCGCACGCCATCGCGCGCCGCGGATCCGATCGTACAGGCCGCGAAGCGCTCGACGGCCTCGCGCGACGGAAGCGAGAGCTACAGCGCCGCCGATATCGAGGTGCTGGAGGGGCTGGAACCGGTGCGGCGCCGCCCGGGCATGTATATCGGCGGCACCGACGACAAGGCGATGCATCACCTGTTCGCCGAAGTCATCGACAATTCGATGGACGAGGCGGTCGCCGGCCATGCCACCTTCATCGATGTCGAGCTTTCGGCCGACGGGTTTCTCACCGTCACCGACAACGGCCGCGGCATCCCGGTCGATCCGCATCCGAAATTCAAGAAGCCGGCCCTCGAAGTCATCATGACGACGCTGCATTCGGGCGGCAAGTTCGACTCCAAGGTCTACGAGACCTCCGGCGGTCTGCACGGCGTCGGCGTTTCGGTTGTCAACGCACTGTCCGATCACCTCGAGGTCGAGGTCGCGCGCGGCCGCCAGCTCTATCGTCAGCGCTTCTCGCGCGGCGTTCCGGTAAGCGGTCTGGAGCATCTCGGCGAGGTGCACAACCGCCGCGGCACCAGGACCCGCTTCCATCCCGACGAGCAGATCTTCGGCAAGGGCGCCGCCTTCGAGCCGGCCCGGCTCTACCGCATGACGCGCTCGAAAGCCTATCTGTTCGGCGGCGTCGAGATCCGCTGGACCTGCGATCCGTCGCTGATCAAGGAAAAGGACCAGACCCCGGCCAAGGCCGAGTTCCATTTCCCGGGCGGCCTGAAGGACTATCTCAAGGCTACCCTCGGCGACGAATTCCAGGTAACCCGCGAGGTCTTCGCGGGAAAAAGCGACAAGCAGGGCGGCCACGGCTCGCTCGAATGGGCGGTGACCTGGTTCGGCGGCGACGGCTTCCTCAATTCCTACTGCAACACGATTCCCACCCCCGAAGGCGGAACGCATGAGGCAGGCTTTCGCAATGTGCTGACCCGCGGCCTTCGCGCCTATGCCGATTTGATCGGCAACAAGCGCGCCTCGATCATCACCACCGAGGACGTCATGATATCGGCCGCCGGCATGCTGTCGGTGTTCATCCGCGAGCCGGAATTCGTCGGCCAGACCAAGGACAGGCTGGCCACCATCGAGGCGATGCGCATCGTCGAAACCGCCATCCGCGACCCGTTCGATCATTGGCTGGCCGACAATCCGCAGGAAGCCTCGAAGCTTCTCGAATGGGTGATTGCGCGCGCCGACGAACGCGTGCGCCGGCGCCAGGAAAAGGAAGTGTCGCGCAAGAGCGCTGTGCGCAAGCTGCGCCTGCCGGGCAAGCTGGCCGACTGCACGCAGAACGCCGCAGCGGGGGCCGAGATCTTCATCGTCGAAGGCGACTCGGCCGGCGGCTCGGCCAAGCAGGCGCGCGACCGCGCCAGCCAGGCGGTGCTGCCGCTGCGCGGCAAGATCCTCAACGTCGCCAGCGCCGGCAACGACAAGCTTGCCGCCAACCAGCAGATCTCCGACCTGATCCAGGCGCTCGGCTGCGGCACGCGCTCGAAATATCGCGACGAGGACCTGCGCTACGATCGCGTGATCATCATGACCGATGCCGACGTCGACGGCGCGCACATCGCCTCGCTTTTGATCACCTTCTTCTATCAGGAGATGCCGAACCTGGTCCGTGGCGGCCACCTCTACATGGCCGTGCCGCCGCTCTATTCGATCCGTCAGGGCGGCAAGGTCGCCTATGCCCGTGACGACGCGCACAAGGACGAGTTGCTGCGCACCGAATTCACCGGGCGCGGCAAGGTCGAGATCGGCCGCTTCAAGGGCCTTGGCGAGATGATGGCCTCGCAGCTCAAGGAGACCACCATGGACCCGAGGAAGCGCACGCTGCTCAGGGTCGATGTGATCGATGCCGAGGAGGCGACCAAGGATGCCGTCGACGCGCTGATGGGCACCAAGCCCGAGGCGCGCTTCCGCTTCATCCAGGAACGCGCCGAATTCGCCGAGACCGACGTGCTGGATATCTGA